A window of the Ostrea edulis chromosome 1, xbOstEdul1.1, whole genome shotgun sequence genome harbors these coding sequences:
- the LOC125665197 gene encoding uncharacterized protein LOC125665197 isoform X2, whose protein sequence is MDHGHVDDRLSELLIEQDNKAKLPTISEISRIQHGVEQVLKTALDIVQKNDSRLTGTLLPVGSYYSDLKIGLPDEFDFLYELQTFEEDVDFIVRPSGFRGSRDLWRTPSGNPAKRKIQIVSNLKSCHIIKEDREESWVHRIYKNRNGHDET, encoded by the exons ATGGACCATGGCCATGTTGATGACCGCTTGTCCGAATTATTAATTGAACAGGATAACAAAGCTAAGTTACCGACCATCAGTGAAATTTCCAGAATTCAACATGGTGTTGAGCAAGTCCTGAAAACTGCTCTCGATATAGTACAGAAAAATGATTCCAGACTGACGGGAACATTATTGCCGGTGGGTAGTTACTATTCCGACTTAAAAATAGGTCTCCCTGATGAATTCGACTTTCTTTACGAGCTTCAAACTTTTGAGGAGGACGTAGATTTCATTGTCCGGCCATCAGGATTTAGGGGTAGCAGAGACCTTTGGAGAACACCATCCGGAAATCCAGCgaaaagaaaaattcaaatagTGAGTAATCTCAAGTCGTGCCATATTATAAAGGAAGATCGAGAGGAAAGCTGGGTGCATCGTATTTATAAGAACAGAAATGGACACGATGA GACATGA
- the LOC125663584 gene encoding RPA-interacting protein B-like isoform X3 — protein sequence MSVRDKTRKDHRALYKAKTPPWKDAYRKRCIARLRESREKLQEKFRNIKSAINEDDEFITDLMRQELQTMQKKFCAGEEKLDIEMDDFDAADFDIESVLNLFEDIQDELRQEELKMLAEFEKYEASLLEEENVLCSAIERLTAEEVICPVCQKSCLLQNKSVIFCKCGVRVDTEQDCLNLKNVKALLEDGVKVHGDTCDSPPTFSVVSELGPQNLLMSCKSCDWMSIII from the exons ATGTCAGTGAGGGACAAGACGAGGAAGGACCACCGAGCCTTGTACAAAGCAAAGACGCCTCCTTGGAAAGACGCTTACAGAAAG AGATGCATAGCCAGATTGAGAGAAAGCAGAGAAAAGTTGCAGGAAAAGTTCCGCAATATTAAGTCGGCCATTAATGAAGACGATGAATTTATAACAGACCTTATGAGACAGGAGCTTCAGACAATGCAGAAAAAGTTTTGTGCAGGGGAAGAAAAACTTGATATTGAG ATGGATGATTTTGATGCTGCTGATTTTGATATTGAGAGTGTGCTAAACCTGTTTGAAGATATTCAAGATGAACTTAGACAAGAGG AACTAAAGATGTTGGCAGAGTTTGAGAAGTATGAGGCCAGTTTACTTGAAGAAGAAAATGTGTTGTGTTCAGCCATAGAGAGACTGACAGCTGAAGAAGTCATATGCCCTGTGTGTCAAAA GAGCTGTCTGTTACAAAACAAGTCTGTGATATTCTGTAAATGTGGGGTCCGAGTTGATACTGAG CAGGATTGTTTAAACTTGAAAAACGTTAAAGCACTGCTTGAGGATGGAGTGAAAGTTCATGGAGACACATGCGACTCTCCGCCTACCTTCTCTGTTGTGTCAGAGCTGGGACCTCAAAATCTTCTCATGTCCTGCAAG tctTGTGATTGGATGTCCATAATCATATAA
- the LOC125665197 gene encoding uncharacterized protein LOC125665197 isoform X3: MDHGHVDDRLSELLIEQDNKAKLPTISEISRIQHGVEQVLKTALDIVQKNDSRLTGTLLPVGSYYSDLKIGLPDEFDFLYELQTFEEDVDFIVRPSGFRGSRDLWRTPSGNPAKRKIQIVHKS; encoded by the exons ATGGACCATGGCCATGTTGATGACCGCTTGTCCGAATTATTAATTGAACAGGATAACAAAGCTAAGTTACCGACCATCAGTGAAATTTCCAGAATTCAACATGGTGTTGAGCAAGTCCTGAAAACTGCTCTCGATATAGTACAGAAAAATGATTCCAGACTGACGGGAACATTATTGCCGGTGGGTAGTTACTATTCCGACTTAAAAATAGGTCTCCCTGATGAATTCGACTTTCTTTACGAGCTTCAAACTTTTGAGGAGGACGTAGATTTCATTGTCCGGCCATCAGGATTTAGGGGTAGCAGAGACCTTTGGAGAACACCATCCGGAAATCCAGCgaaaagaaaaattcaaata GTACATAAATCTTGA
- the LOC125665197 gene encoding cyclic GMP-AMP synthase-like isoform X1: protein MDHGHVDDRLSELLIEQDNKAKLPTISEISRIQHGVEQVLKTALDIVQKNDSRLTGTLLPVGSYYSDLKIGLPDEFDFLYELQTFEEDVDFIVRPSGFRGSRDLWRTPSGNPAKRKIQIDMIMMKSIGTWFRHILSKMWFFNYVDMPPVLSGARPLYPLSISLLLLLCIEVYLWEIVETFSSPSRN from the exons ATGGACCATGGCCATGTTGATGACCGCTTGTCCGAATTATTAATTGAACAGGATAACAAAGCTAAGTTACCGACCATCAGTGAAATTTCCAGAATTCAACATGGTGTTGAGCAAGTCCTGAAAACTGCTCTCGATATAGTACAGAAAAATGATTCCAGACTGACGGGAACATTATTGCCGGTGGGTAGTTACTATTCCGACTTAAAAATAGGTCTCCCTGATGAATTCGACTTTCTTTACGAGCTTCAAACTTTTGAGGAGGACGTAGATTTCATTGTCCGGCCATCAGGATTTAGGGGTAGCAGAGACCTTTGGAGAACACCATCCGGAAATCCAGCgaaaagaaaaattcaaata GACATGATTATGATGAAGAGCATCGGAACTTGGTTTCGTCATATCTTATCAAAAATGTGGTTTTTCAACTATGTGGATATGCCACCAGTTCTGAGTGGAGCAAGGCCTCTTTATCCACTCTCTATTTCCTTACTCTTGCTACTCTGTATAGAGGTATATCTTTGGGAAATTGTAGAAACTTTTTCATCTCCAAGCAGAAATTAA
- the LOC125663584 gene encoding RPA-interacting protein A-like isoform X2, which produces MSVRDKTRKDHRALYKAKTPPWKDAYRKRCIARLRESREKLQEKFRNIKSAINEDDEFITDLMRQELQTMQKKFCAGEEKLDIEMDDFDAADFDIESVLNLFEDIQDELRQEELKMLAEFEKYEASLLEEENVLCSAIERLTAEEVICPVCQKSCLLQNKSVIFCKCGVRVDTEQDCLNLKNVKALLEDGVKVHGDTCDSPPTFSVVSELGPQNLLMSCKVHPFVFTKFPILKIYVPKNLANFTHIESYGN; this is translated from the exons ATGTCAGTGAGGGACAAGACGAGGAAGGACCACCGAGCCTTGTACAAAGCAAAGACGCCTCCTTGGAAAGACGCTTACAGAAAG AGATGCATAGCCAGATTGAGAGAAAGCAGAGAAAAGTTGCAGGAAAAGTTCCGCAATATTAAGTCGGCCATTAATGAAGACGATGAATTTATAACAGACCTTATGAGACAGGAGCTTCAGACAATGCAGAAAAAGTTTTGTGCAGGGGAAGAAAAACTTGATATTGAG ATGGATGATTTTGATGCTGCTGATTTTGATATTGAGAGTGTGCTAAACCTGTTTGAAGATATTCAAGATGAACTTAGACAAGAGG AACTAAAGATGTTGGCAGAGTTTGAGAAGTATGAGGCCAGTTTACTTGAAGAAGAAAATGTGTTGTGTTCAGCCATAGAGAGACTGACAGCTGAAGAAGTCATATGCCCTGTGTGTCAAAA GAGCTGTCTGTTACAAAACAAGTCTGTGATATTCTGTAAATGTGGGGTCCGAGTTGATACTGAG CAGGATTGTTTAAACTTGAAAAACGTTAAAGCACTGCTTGAGGATGGAGTGAAAGTTCATGGAGACACATGCGACTCTCCGCCTACCTTCTCTGTTGTGTCAGAGCTGGGACCTCAAAATCTTCTCATGTCCTGCAAGGTACACCCATTTGTTTTTACTAAATTCCCCATTCTCAAGATTTATGTACCTAAAAATTTAGCAAATTTTACACATATTGAGTCTTATGGAAATTAA
- the LOC125663584 gene encoding RPA-interacting protein B-like isoform X1: MSVRDKTRKDHRALYKAKTPPWKDAYRKRCIARLRESREKLQEKFRNIKSAINEDDEFITDLMRQELQTMQKKFCAGEEKLDIEMDDFDAADFDIESVLNLFEDIQDELRQEELKMLAEFEKYEASLLEEENVLCSAIERLTAEEVICPVCQKSCLLQNKSVIFCKCGVRVDTEVSIVNSTVILKSLSLSLSLSLSLSVCVCVCKYYSFLIFSRSVQSFSNLRSTIFTLWWRQIQVNFCISNTSMSNTTDDSK; encoded by the exons ATGTCAGTGAGGGACAAGACGAGGAAGGACCACCGAGCCTTGTACAAAGCAAAGACGCCTCCTTGGAAAGACGCTTACAGAAAG AGATGCATAGCCAGATTGAGAGAAAGCAGAGAAAAGTTGCAGGAAAAGTTCCGCAATATTAAGTCGGCCATTAATGAAGACGATGAATTTATAACAGACCTTATGAGACAGGAGCTTCAGACAATGCAGAAAAAGTTTTGTGCAGGGGAAGAAAAACTTGATATTGAG ATGGATGATTTTGATGCTGCTGATTTTGATATTGAGAGTGTGCTAAACCTGTTTGAAGATATTCAAGATGAACTTAGACAAGAGG AACTAAAGATGTTGGCAGAGTTTGAGAAGTATGAGGCCAGTTTACTTGAAGAAGAAAATGTGTTGTGTTCAGCCATAGAGAGACTGACAGCTGAAGAAGTCATATGCCCTGTGTGTCAAAA GAGCTGTCTGTTACAAAACAAGTCTGTGATATTCTGTAAATGTGGGGTCCGAGTTGATACTGAGGTAAGTATTGTCAACTCCACTGTAATAttaaaatctctctctctctctctctctctctctctctctctctctgtgtgtgtgtgtgtgtgtaaatattattcatttttaatattttcaaggTCAGTACAATCTTTTAGCAACctgagaagtacaatattcaccctATGGTGGAGACAAATACAGGTAAACTTCTGTATCTCAAACACCAGTATGTCAAATACCACGGATGACTCGAAGTGA